One Triplophysa rosa linkage group LG9, Trosa_1v2, whole genome shotgun sequence genomic window carries:
- the LOC130559436 gene encoding cytochrome c oxidase subunit 7A-related protein, mitochondrial-like, with product MYYKVSGVTGKLTGASAASAYSPQGLKPAVPSQSPPMIFALPTKVVSEAGPAVHYMGINKVPDLQKIFQKADGAPVHLKRGVMDKMLYRTTMGLTIGGTLYCLMALYIAAQPRKPQ from the exons atgtattataaagtcAGCGGAGTCACGGGGAAATTAACAGGAGCGTCAGCGGCGTCAGCGTACAGTCCACAG gGACTGAAGCCTGCTGTGCCCTCTCAGTCCCCTCCCATGATCTTTGCCTTGCCAACCAAGGTGGTTTCAGAGGCAGGGCCAGCAGTCCACTACATGGGAATAAACAAAGTACCTGATCTGCAGAAGATCTTCCAG AAAGCTGATGGAGCACCAGTTCACCTGAAGCGTGGAGTCATGGACAAAATGCTCTATAGGACCACAATGGGCTTGACAATCGGTGGAACCCTCTACTGTTTAATGGCTCTCTACATTGCTGCCCAGCCCCGAAAACCACAGTGA
- the LOC130559433 gene encoding potassium voltage-gated channel subfamily G member 3-like: MKFGKSVCIINVGGTKYAFPKDVIKDFPLRRVSRLHSCASEREVLEVCDDYDRERNEFFFDRHSEAFGFIMLYVKYGKLRFVPHMCELSFYNEMIYWGLESSQLEFCCQRRLDDRMSDTYTHFTEEDHDEFRASDEVSNRADAKRDSKWLERMRRTFEEPTSSVAAQILASVSVVFVIVSMVLLCASTLPDWKTAESNIVEEHWYTDSLEHPSGIIEAVCIGWFTAECIVRFIVSRDKCEFVRRPLNIIDFLAITPYYISVTMTVLTGENSQLQRAGVTLRVLRMMRIFWVIKLARHFLGLQTLGLTLRRCYREMVMLLVFICVAMAIFGALAQLLEHGLDLESGNEDYASIPGACWWVIISMTTVGYGDMYPITVPGRVLGGLCVVSGIVLLALPITFIYHSFVQCYHELKFRSTRCTRSLSTEFLN; the protein is encoded by the exons ATGAAGTTTGGTAAAAGCGTTTGTATCATAAATGTGGGTGGCACCAAGTACGCTTTTCCAAAGGACGTAATCAAGGATTTCCCTTTGAGGAGAGTAAGTCGTCTCCACAGTTGCGCCTCGGAAAGAGAAGTCCTCGAAGTGTGCGATGACTACGACCGAGAACGAAACGAGTtcttttttgacagacattcaGAAGCGTTCGGCTTCATCATGCTCTACGTGAAGTACGGAAAACTGCGCTTCGTCCCGCATATGTGTGAGCTGTCTTTTTATAACGAGATGATTTACTGGGGCTTGGAAAGCTCTCAATTGGAGTTCTGTTGCCAGCGGAGACTCGACGACCGCATGTCCGACACGTACACTCACTTTACTGAGGAGGACCACGATGAATTTAGGGCGAGTGATGAGGTGTCAAACCGGGCGGACGCAAAGCGGGATTCAAAGTGGTTGGAGCGGATGCGCAGGACTTTTGAGGAGCCCACCTCCTCTGTCGCCGCGCAAATATTGGCATCAGTATCAGTCGTTTTTGTCATCGTGTCTATGGTGTTACTTTGCGCCAGCACTCTTCCAGACTGGAAAACTGCCGAGAGTAACATAGTAGAAGAGCACTGGTACACAGACTCTTTAGAGCATCCATCCGG AATCATTGAGGCGGTCTGCATTGGCTGGTTCACGGCGGAGTGCATCGTGCGCTTCATAGTATCACGGGACAAGTGTGAGTTTGTGCGACGTCCGCTCAACATCATAGACTTTCTGGCCATCACACCCTATTACATCTCCGTCACCATGACGGTTCTCACGGGCGAGAACTCTCAGCTGCAGAGGGCCGGCGTGACGTTGCGCGTACTGCGCATGATGCGAATCTTTTGGGTCATCAAGCTAGCGCGACATTTCCTGGGCCTCCAGACTCTGGGGTTGACTTTGAGGCGCTGCTACCGTGAGATGGTCATGCTTCTGGTCTTTATATGCGTAGCCATGGCCATATTTGGGGCGTTGGCGCAACTGCTGGAGCACGGCCTGGATCTGGAGTCAGGGAACGAGGATTACGCTAGCATTCCTGGTGCCTGTTGGTGGGTTATTATCTCCATGACGACTGTCGGCTATGGAGACATGTACCCCATCACTGTGCCGGGACGTGTGCTTGGTGGCCTGTGTGTTGTAAGTGGTATAGTGCTGTTGGCGCTTCCGATCACCTTCATCTACCACAGCTTCGTGCAGTGCTACCACGAACTCAAGTTCCGCTCCACTCGCTGCACCAGAAGCCTCTCCACTGAGTTTCTCAACTGA